A window of the Apostichopus japonicus isolate 1M-3 chromosome 8, ASM3797524v1, whole genome shotgun sequence genome harbors these coding sequences:
- the LOC139970508 gene encoding histone H2A-like, whose amino-acid sequence MSGRGKGSKSGSVAKSKTRSNRAGLQFPVGRVHRFLRKGNYAERIGAGAPVYLAAVLEYLTAEILELAGNAARDNKKARVIPRHLQLAIRNDEELNKLLQGVTIAQGGVLPNIQAMLLKKKTGGKMSSSSNAVSQEY is encoded by the coding sequence ATGTCTGGTCGAGGTAAAGGAAGCAAGTCCGGCTCAGTTGCAAAATCGAAGACACGTTCTAATCGGGCAGGCCTACAGTTTCCTGTGGGCAGAGTGCATAGATTTTTACGTAAAGGAAACTATGCCGAACGGATAGGGGCTGGTGCACCGGTCTACCTGGCAGCCGTCTTGGAATACCTCACTGCAGAAATATTGGAATTGGCGGGAAATGCAGCCAGAGATAACAAGAAAGCTCGTGTGATTCCACGTCACTTACAGTTGGCCATACGAAATGACGAAGAACTAAATAAGCTTCTTCAAGGAGTTACTATTGCCCAAGGAGGGGTGTTGCCGAATATCCAGGCCATGCTGCTCAAGAAAAAGACGGGTGGAAAAATGAGCTCGAGTTCAAATGCAGTATCCCAAGAATATTAA